One region of Candidatus Polarisedimenticolaceae bacterium genomic DNA includes:
- a CDS encoding SulP family inorganic anion transporter produces the protein MADLSAWTPKSVQALRGYDRATFVADLVSGVTVGFVALPLAMAFSIASGLPPQSGIYCAIVTGFVISLLGGSRCQIGGPTGAFVVVIAGIVAKHGVPGLFMCTMMAGVLLVVMGLTGLGSAVKFIPRPVVVGFTNGIAVLIASTQLRDFLGLRLDAVPGDFTGRIATIAVHLGEASPIAIALAAGAALTIALTRKYAPRISGSVLVLLLGTVLVLVLRLPVETIGSRFGGIPSGLPHFEIPALRLDLVHGLLPSVLTVAMLGAIESLMSAVVADRMSGDRHNPNVELVAQGVANVVSPMFGGLPATGAIARTATNIRTGAKTPVSGMIHALVLLAIILFAAPLASYVPMPILAGILMMTAYGMGEWGQVPELLRLSKAEIAVWLITFSLTVFADLTVAVETGMILATLLFIRNVTATTTVSRVTDDYVRDGFVHTLQDKDIPPYVAIFRIHGPFLFGATDKIAEITERLEALPPIVVVRLRNMTALDATGLLAFQDLAEVLHASGRTLLFCGARDQPRKLMAQARFAEIVGRENICDNVLEALARARAIHEAESVSSTA, from the coding sequence TTGGCTGACCTCTCGGCCTGGACGCCGAAGTCGGTCCAGGCCCTGCGCGGTTACGACCGCGCCACCTTCGTCGCCGACCTCGTCTCGGGCGTGACGGTCGGGTTCGTCGCGCTGCCCCTCGCGATGGCGTTCTCGATCGCCTCGGGACTTCCCCCTCAGTCGGGCATCTACTGCGCGATCGTCACCGGCTTCGTGATCTCGCTCCTCGGCGGCTCGCGCTGCCAGATCGGCGGCCCGACCGGCGCGTTCGTCGTCGTCATCGCAGGAATCGTCGCGAAGCACGGCGTCCCCGGCCTCTTCATGTGCACGATGATGGCGGGGGTGCTCCTCGTCGTCATGGGGCTCACCGGCCTCGGAAGCGCGGTGAAGTTCATCCCGCGCCCGGTCGTCGTCGGCTTCACGAACGGTATCGCCGTCCTCATCGCTTCCACGCAGCTCCGCGACTTCCTGGGTCTGAGGCTCGACGCCGTCCCCGGCGATTTCACGGGGCGGATCGCGACGATCGCCGTCCATCTGGGCGAGGCGAGCCCGATCGCAATCGCGCTCGCCGCCGGCGCCGCCCTCACGATCGCGCTCACCCGAAAGTACGCGCCGCGGATCTCGGGGAGCGTCCTGGTGCTCCTCCTAGGGACGGTGCTCGTCCTCGTCCTCCGCCTCCCCGTCGAGACGATCGGCTCCCGCTTCGGCGGCATTCCTTCGGGCTTGCCGCATTTCGAGATTCCAGCCCTCAGGCTCGACCTCGTTCACGGCCTGCTCCCGTCCGTCCTCACCGTCGCGATGCTCGGCGCGATCGAGTCGCTCATGTCCGCGGTCGTCGCCGACAGGATGAGCGGCGACCGTCACAACCCGAACGTGGAGCTCGTCGCCCAAGGGGTCGCGAACGTCGTCTCCCCGATGTTCGGCGGCCTGCCCGCGACCGGCGCCATCGCCCGCACCGCAACGAACATCCGGACCGGTGCGAAGACTCCCGTGTCGGGGATGATCCACGCGCTCGTCCTCTTGGCGATCATTCTGTTCGCGGCGCCGCTCGCGAGCTACGTCCCGATGCCGATCCTCGCCGGCATCCTCATGATGACCGCCTACGGCATGGGGGAGTGGGGCCAGGTCCCCGAGCTCTTGCGCCTCAGCAAGGCCGAGATCGCGGTCTGGCTCATCACCTTCTCGCTCACCGTGTTCGCCGACCTCACGGTCGCGGTCGAGACGGGGATGATCCTCGCGACGCTTCTCTTCATCCGCAACGTGACCGCGACGACGACCGTGAGCCGCGTCACCGACGACTACGTCAGGGACGGCTTCGTCCATACCCTCCAGGACAAGGACATCCCGCCGTACGTCGCGATCTTCCGCATCCACGGCCCCTTCCTCTTCGGCGCGACCGACAAGATCGCGGAGATCACGGAGCGCCTCGAGGCCCTTCCGCCGATCGTCGTCGTCCGTCTTCGCAACATGACGGCGCTCGACGCCACCGGTCTCCTCGCCTTCCAGGACCTCGCCGAGGTCCTTCACGCGAGCGGCCGCACGCTCCTCTTCTGCGGCGCACGCGACCAGCCGCGGAAACTCATGGCGCAGGCGCGGTTCGCCGAGATCGTTGGGCGCGAGAACATCTGCGACAACGTCCTGGAAGCGCTGGCCAGGGCGAGAGCGATTCACGAGGCCGAAAGCGTGTCCTCGACCGCCTGA
- a CDS encoding M24 family metallopeptidase, with amino-acid sequence MNLTAIQTALRDQKLDGWLFCDHHRRDPMAYGILGLDPHAMASRRWFYYLPASGEPVKLAHRVEPRMLDRLPGRQEHYLAWTELHAKLKEMVGGKKRIAMQYSPDNNIPYVGLVDAGTIELIRSFGPTIVTSADLVQQFEATVGEAGWDSHVWAGERVQKVKDETFEAMAKALREGKNVTEFELKERIVRRFEEEGLTCEGESPIVGFNEHPADPHFEPTQENAKVLTKGDTILLDLWARRALPVGIYYDITWCAFAGKEPPKKYVEIFHVVRDARDAALAFVAKKLEAGTPVHGYEVDDACRKVVVDAGYGPNFLHRTGHSIGTHVHGNGANIDNLETKDERLIVPGTCFSIEPGIYLAGEMGVRAEIDVFVRASGKAEVYGAIQKELVLVG; translated from the coding sequence ATGAACTTGACGGCGATCCAGACGGCGCTCCGCGACCAGAAGCTCGACGGCTGGCTCTTCTGCGACCACCACCGCCGCGACCCGATGGCGTACGGCATCCTCGGGCTCGACCCGCACGCGATGGCGAGCCGGCGATGGTTCTACTACCTGCCGGCGTCGGGCGAGCCGGTGAAGCTGGCGCACCGCGTCGAGCCGCGCATGCTCGATCGCCTTCCGGGCCGCCAGGAGCACTACCTCGCGTGGACCGAGCTGCACGCGAAGCTCAAGGAGATGGTCGGCGGAAAGAAGCGGATCGCGATGCAGTACAGCCCGGACAACAACATCCCGTACGTCGGCCTCGTCGACGCGGGCACGATCGAGCTGATTCGCTCGTTCGGCCCCACGATCGTCACCTCGGCCGATCTCGTCCAGCAGTTCGAGGCGACGGTGGGCGAAGCCGGTTGGGACTCGCACGTCTGGGCCGGCGAGCGCGTCCAGAAGGTCAAGGACGAGACGTTCGAGGCGATGGCGAAGGCCCTCCGCGAGGGGAAGAACGTCACCGAGTTCGAGCTGAAGGAGCGCATCGTCCGCCGCTTCGAGGAAGAAGGGCTCACCTGCGAGGGCGAGAGCCCGATCGTCGGATTCAACGAGCACCCGGCCGACCCGCACTTCGAGCCGACGCAGGAGAACGCCAAGGTCCTGACGAAGGGCGACACGATCCTGCTCGACCTCTGGGCGCGACGCGCCCTACCCGTCGGGATCTACTACGACATCACCTGGTGCGCGTTCGCCGGGAAGGAGCCGCCGAAGAAGTACGTTGAGATCTTCCACGTCGTCCGCGACGCGCGCGACGCCGCCCTCGCCTTCGTCGCGAAGAAGCTCGAGGCGGGAACGCCGGTCCACGGCTACGAGGTCGACGACGCGTGCCGCAAGGTCGTCGTCGATGCCGGCTACGGCCCGAACTTCCTCCACCGCACCGGCCACTCGATCGGCACGCACGTCCACGGGAACGGCGCCAACATCGACAACCTCGAGACCAAGGACGAGCGCCTCATCGTCCCCGGCACCTGCTTCTCGATCGAGCCGGGAATCTACCTCGCCGGCGAGATGGGCGTCCGCGCCGAGATCGACGTCTTCGTGCGCGCCTCCGGCAAGGCCGAGGTCTACGGCGCGATCCAGAAGGAGCTGGTCCTCGTTGGCTGA
- a CDS encoding Rrf2 family transcriptional regulator yields MKVSKRGQYGMRALCHLSETHGQGVVQIREIARREQIPAKFLEGILLELKHAGIVRSRRGIDGGYELARDPHEIMLGQVMRVLDGPLAPLGSAAELKELMSSDPRQAGFYSVLMDVRDAAATILDRTSLADVVARNAKLESAR; encoded by the coding sequence ATGAAAGTCAGCAAGCGCGGCCAGTACGGCATGAGGGCGCTCTGCCATCTCTCGGAGACGCACGGCCAGGGCGTCGTGCAGATCCGCGAGATCGCACGGCGCGAGCAGATCCCGGCGAAGTTCCTGGAGGGAATCCTCCTCGAGCTGAAGCACGCGGGGATCGTCAGGAGCCGGCGCGGGATCGACGGCGGCTACGAGCTGGCGCGCGACCCGCACGAGATCATGCTCGGCCAGGTCATGCGCGTGCTCGACGGCCCGCTGGCGCCGCTCGGAAGCGCCGCCGAGCTCAAGGAGCTCATGAGCTCGGACCCGCGGCAGGCAGGGTTCTATTCGGTCTTGATGGACGTCCGCGACGCGGCGGCGACGATCCTCGACCGGACGTCGCTCGCCGACGTCGTCGCCCGCAACGCGAAGCTCGAAAGCGCACGTTAG
- the dusB gene encoding tRNA dihydrouridine synthase DusB, giving the protein MLRLGTLALDPPLVLAPMAGITDRQFRLVLRRVGGVGLVTMEFISSEALVRGNKRTRKLLHYVDEERPISIQIYGSRPEAMVEAARLVQEIGADACDINMGCPANKILKGCSGCALMGDLDLAREIIREVRRVLTIPLSVKFRLGLKDESRNYLELGRICEGEGVDAVALHARTAKQMFSGRADWSQIARLKEAISIPVVGNGDVHEAADAICMMRETGCDGVMIGRASMKNPWIYRQTADLLAGRAPYEPTVGDREAVIRAHFDMVTTQEEPAFAVHKLRTFTGWYTHGLPDGKHLRARIGELTTPEAFLEAVGAFFDGATRAAA; this is encoded by the coding sequence ATGCTGAGGCTCGGGACGCTCGCGCTCGATCCGCCGCTCGTCCTGGCGCCCATGGCGGGGATCACCGACCGGCAGTTCCGGCTCGTCCTCCGCCGCGTGGGCGGCGTCGGCCTCGTCACGATGGAGTTCATTTCGTCGGAGGCGCTCGTCCGCGGCAACAAGCGCACGCGGAAGCTCCTCCACTACGTCGATGAGGAGCGGCCGATCTCGATCCAGATCTACGGCTCGAGGCCCGAGGCGATGGTGGAAGCCGCGCGCCTCGTGCAGGAGATCGGCGCCGATGCCTGCGACATCAACATGGGCTGCCCGGCGAACAAGATCCTCAAGGGCTGCTCGGGCTGCGCGCTCATGGGCGATCTCGACCTCGCGCGGGAGATCATCCGCGAAGTGCGCCGCGTCCTGACGATCCCGCTCTCGGTGAAGTTCCGCCTCGGCCTGAAGGACGAGTCGAGAAACTATCTCGAGCTGGGCCGCATCTGCGAGGGCGAGGGGGTCGACGCCGTCGCGCTCCACGCGCGCACGGCGAAGCAGATGTTCTCGGGCCGCGCCGACTGGAGCCAGATCGCGCGCCTCAAGGAAGCGATCTCGATCCCGGTCGTCGGGAACGGCGACGTCCACGAGGCCGCCGACGCGATCTGCATGATGCGGGAGACCGGCTGCGACGGCGTCATGATCGGCCGGGCCTCGATGAAGAATCCCTGGATCTACCGTCAGACCGCCGATCTCCTCGCGGGGCGAGCGCCCTACGAGCCGACGGTCGGCGACCGCGAGGCTGTGATCCGCGCGCACTTCGACATGGTCACGACCCAGGAAGAGCCGGCGTTCGCGGTTCACAAGCTGCGCACCTTCACGGGCTGGTACACCCACGGCCTTCCGGACGGCAAACACCTCCGCGCCCGTATCGGAGAGCTCACGACCCCCGAAGCGTTCCTCGAGGCGGTCGGGGCGTTCTTCGACGGCGCCACGAGGGCGGCGGCATGA
- a CDS encoding enoyl-CoA hydratase-related protein has product MIHVEEKPGGVRVLAIDRPPVNALGRELVAALGGALGALREDAGARCLVIRSAGAHFCAGADLKERQGMSLEEVRAFVPKLAGICAAIAEIPYPTIAAVRGTAAGGGCELALACDLRVLADDAKIGLRETALAILPGAGGTQRLPRIAGMARAKRWIFTARLFSAEEARADGVADAVVATGALDDEALALASAIAANGPVAVRLAKKAIEGGWDLSMDEALALEWQCYQGVLGTSDREEALVAFAEKRPPRFTGQ; this is encoded by the coding sequence GTGATCCACGTCGAGGAGAAGCCCGGCGGCGTCCGGGTGCTGGCGATCGACCGGCCGCCGGTGAACGCGCTCGGCCGGGAGCTCGTCGCCGCGCTCGGAGGCGCGCTCGGCGCTCTCCGTGAAGACGCCGGCGCTCGCTGCCTCGTGATCCGCTCGGCGGGCGCGCACTTCTGCGCCGGGGCCGACCTCAAGGAGCGCCAGGGGATGTCGCTCGAGGAAGTCCGGGCGTTCGTCCCCAAGCTCGCCGGGATCTGCGCCGCGATCGCCGAGATTCCGTATCCCACGATCGCCGCGGTCCGCGGCACGGCGGCCGGCGGGGGGTGCGAGCTGGCGCTCGCGTGCGACCTGCGCGTCCTGGCCGACGATGCCAAGATCGGTCTCAGGGAGACGGCGCTCGCGATCCTCCCGGGGGCGGGGGGGACGCAGCGGCTCCCGAGGATCGCCGGCATGGCACGCGCCAAGAGATGGATTTTCACCGCGCGGCTCTTCAGCGCCGAGGAGGCGCGCGCCGACGGCGTCGCCGACGCGGTGGTCGCGACGGGCGCGCTCGACGACGAGGCGCTGGCGCTCGCCTCCGCGATCGCAGCGAACGGCCCCGTCGCCGTGCGCCTGGCGAAGAAGGCGATCGAAGGCGGCTGGGACCTCTCGATGGACGAGGCGCTGGCGCTCGAATGGCAGTGCTATCAAGGCGTGCTCGGCACCTCCGACCGCGAGGAGGCTCTCGTCGCCTTCGCGGAGAAGCGCCCGCCGCGCTTCACGGGGCAGTGA
- a CDS encoding acyclic terpene utilization AtuA family protein codes for MNAKGRAPRIANGQGFWGDSVDAPIRLVEEGPLDYLTLDYLAEVTMSIMQKQRQRDPDMGYATDFVGLIRKLLPTLREKGIRVIANAGGVNADGCRRALIEVASQQGATGLKIGTVTGDDILHRLDELIAEGVPFANLDDGRPFSEVRGDVLSANVYISSFPGAEALQQGAHIVVSGRTTDPGLVLSPLIAEYGWGETSWDLLAAGTIAGHILECGAQCTGGNYSRWWEVSGWDHLGYPIAEVAPDGTFVVTKHDGTGGLVTVDTIAEQLVYEMGDPTRYLTPDCVADFTSIRLEQAGNDRVRVSGIKGGPATDTYKVSISYLEGYKAVGQLTVSGPDAEAKARICADAIWGRLKRSGVTFEQTLTELVGVDACHGPMTRGEAKPGEIVLRVGVKDRAKAKVDRFGKELAPLVTSGPPGVTGFAGGRPKATEVLGYWPTLIPKKQVVPRVVVEEVR; via the coding sequence TTGAACGCGAAGGGCCGCGCGCCGCGCATCGCCAACGGCCAGGGATTCTGGGGAGACTCCGTCGATGCGCCGATCCGGCTCGTCGAGGAAGGCCCGCTCGACTACCTGACGCTCGACTACCTCGCCGAAGTCACGATGTCGATCATGCAGAAGCAGCGGCAGCGCGACCCGGACATGGGGTACGCGACCGACTTCGTCGGGCTCATCCGCAAGCTCCTCCCCACGCTCCGTGAGAAGGGGATCCGCGTCATCGCCAACGCCGGCGGTGTCAACGCCGACGGTTGCCGCCGCGCGCTCATCGAGGTCGCGAGCCAGCAGGGAGCGACGGGGCTCAAGATCGGTACCGTCACCGGCGACGACATCCTCCACCGTCTGGACGAGCTGATCGCGGAAGGCGTGCCGTTCGCCAACCTGGACGACGGCCGGCCGTTCTCCGAGGTGCGCGGCGACGTGCTCTCGGCGAACGTCTACATCTCGTCGTTTCCCGGCGCCGAGGCGCTCCAGCAGGGCGCGCACATCGTCGTCTCGGGACGCACGACCGATCCGGGGCTCGTGCTGTCGCCGCTGATCGCCGAGTACGGCTGGGGCGAGACCTCGTGGGACCTGCTCGCCGCCGGCACGATCGCGGGGCACATCCTCGAGTGCGGCGCGCAGTGCACCGGCGGGAACTACTCGCGGTGGTGGGAGGTCTCCGGGTGGGACCACCTCGGCTACCCGATCGCCGAGGTTGCGCCCGACGGCACCTTCGTCGTCACGAAGCACGACGGCACCGGCGGGCTCGTCACCGTCGACACGATCGCCGAGCAGCTCGTTTACGAGATGGGCGACCCGACGCGCTACCTCACGCCGGACTGCGTCGCCGACTTCACGTCGATCCGCCTCGAGCAGGCCGGCAACGACCGCGTGCGCGTCTCCGGGATCAAGGGCGGCCCCGCCACCGACACGTACAAGGTATCGATCTCGTACCTCGAGGGGTACAAGGCGGTCGGGCAGCTCACGGTCTCCGGTCCCGATGCCGAGGCGAAGGCCCGGATCTGCGCCGACGCGATCTGGGGGCGCCTGAAGCGCTCGGGCGTCACCTTCGAGCAGACCCTCACCGAGCTCGTCGGCGTCGACGCTTGCCATGGCCCGATGACGCGCGGCGAGGCGAAGCCGGGGGAGATCGTGCTCCGCGTCGGGGTGAAGGATCGCGCGAAGGCGAAGGTCGACCGCTTCGGGAAGGAGCTGGCGCCGCTCGTCACCTCGGGCCCGCCGGGCGTCACCGGCTTCGCCGGCGGCCGGCCGAAGGCGACCGAGGTGCTCGGGTACTGGCCGACCCTGATCCCGAAGAAGCAGGTCGTTCCCCGAGTCGTCGTCGAGGAGGTGCGATGA
- a CDS encoding ATP-binding protein has product MRSLFHGRTLEQSFSISTALLVLVLIGTTMVIVEKRVESNMRHGLEDRGTAIAESIAAVSTPSLLAYNYAALQLAAEGAAGNQGVVYVTIRDKEGALAGVAGRTSSDLKAQDADVSAASATRDVEVARAKGHPEQVVEVSVPVHVEGVDVAWGRVSVGLSYDIVATELRRLGIQLFLLGALLAIVAVLCVRWLARRITAPLRNLVAGTEALSAGELQHRIPVSGTKELVELARAFNTMSDRLEGKAEESATLQTALEALNATLEHQVIERTRLLEESTAQYKSLVESSPDSILIVQDGRVRFVNRSFADTFGVPETEAMRPDFQLSRLFDPSSAALAGGRIAAWERGEAPAPAEVLAQDAQGRTRHLELRGSRIEYQGRPAAECLLVDMTEAKRLRERLSETEKLRALGELASGVAHDFNNLLGAILGRAQLLRRSGEVKAADHDLAVIEKAAQDGRETVRRIQEFSRTRRDKKFEPVDVAEILKDCLEITKTRWSDDALRRKVNIKPSLDALTVPPILGNASELREVFTNLILNAVDAMPQGGRLELSCAAAGDRVVARVTDTGVGMTENIRQHLFDPFFTTKGTRGMGLGMSVVYGIVTRHEGKIDVATALGKGTTFTLEFPVSHERPIHVAGGDGASLPQLIRPGKILVVDDEPEVAAVVRDVLESAGHAVDTAISGVDALQMLDVSPYDLVFTDLGMPDMSGWEVAEKINEVKPGTPVALVTGWGTALDEGDARKKGVTAVVHKPFEIDELLRIAHSLLAQRLAVPNSN; this is encoded by the coding sequence ATGCGTAGTCTCTTCCACGGGCGGACGCTCGAGCAGAGCTTCTCGATCTCGACCGCGCTCCTCGTCCTCGTCCTCATCGGGACGACGATGGTCATCGTCGAGAAGCGCGTCGAATCGAACATGCGCCACGGCCTCGAGGACCGCGGCACCGCGATCGCGGAGAGCATCGCCGCCGTCTCGACGCCCTCGCTCCTGGCCTACAACTACGCCGCCCTGCAGCTCGCGGCGGAGGGCGCCGCCGGGAACCAGGGGGTCGTCTACGTGACGATCCGCGACAAGGAAGGTGCGCTCGCCGGCGTCGCGGGCCGCACCTCCTCCGATCTCAAGGCGCAGGACGCCGACGTCTCGGCGGCGAGCGCCACGCGCGACGTCGAGGTCGCGCGCGCCAAGGGCCACCCCGAGCAGGTCGTCGAGGTCTCGGTGCCGGTCCACGTCGAAGGCGTGGACGTGGCGTGGGGCCGCGTCTCCGTCGGCCTCTCCTACGACATCGTCGCGACCGAGCTCCGCCGTCTCGGGATCCAGCTCTTCCTCCTCGGTGCTCTCCTCGCGATCGTCGCGGTCCTCTGCGTGCGGTGGCTCGCGCGGCGCATCACGGCGCCGCTCCGGAACCTCGTCGCCGGAACGGAAGCGCTCTCGGCCGGCGAGCTGCAGCACCGGATCCCGGTGTCGGGCACGAAGGAGCTCGTCGAGCTGGCGCGCGCGTTCAACACGATGTCGGACCGGCTCGAGGGAAAGGCGGAAGAATCGGCGACGCTCCAGACCGCCCTCGAGGCGCTCAACGCGACCCTCGAGCATCAGGTCATCGAGCGGACGCGTCTCCTCGAGGAGTCGACGGCGCAGTACAAGTCGCTCGTCGAGAGCTCGCCCGACTCGATCCTCATCGTGCAGGACGGCCGCGTCCGCTTCGTGAACCGCTCGTTCGCCGACACCTTCGGCGTTCCCGAGACCGAGGCGATGCGCCCCGACTTCCAGCTCTCCCGGCTCTTCGACCCCAGCTCCGCGGCGCTCGCGGGCGGGCGGATCGCGGCGTGGGAGCGCGGCGAGGCGCCCGCTCCTGCCGAGGTGCTCGCGCAGGACGCGCAGGGGCGCACGCGGCACCTCGAGCTGCGCGGGAGCCGCATCGAGTACCAGGGCCGCCCCGCGGCGGAGTGCCTCCTCGTCGACATGACCGAGGCGAAGCGCCTCCGTGAGCGCCTCTCCGAGACGGAGAAGCTCCGCGCGCTCGGCGAGCTCGCCTCCGGCGTCGCGCACGACTTCAACAACCTCCTGGGCGCGATCCTGGGGCGCGCCCAGCTGCTCCGCCGGTCGGGCGAGGTGAAGGCGGCCGATCACGATCTCGCCGTCATCGAGAAGGCGGCCCAGGACGGGCGCGAGACGGTGCGCCGCATCCAGGAGTTCTCGAGAACGCGCCGCGACAAGAAGTTCGAGCCGGTCGACGTCGCCGAGATCCTGAAGGACTGCCTCGAGATCACGAAGACCCGGTGGTCGGACGACGCGCTCCGGCGCAAGGTCAACATCAAGCCGTCGCTCGATGCGCTGACGGTGCCGCCGATCCTCGGCAACGCCAGCGAGCTGCGCGAGGTCTTCACGAACCTGATCCTGAACGCCGTCGACGCGATGCCGCAGGGCGGCCGCCTCGAGCTCTCGTGCGCCGCTGCTGGCGACCGCGTCGTCGCGCGCGTGACCGACACCGGCGTCGGCATGACCGAGAACATCCGCCAGCACCTCTTCGACCCCTTCTTCACGACGAAGGGGACGCGGGGGATGGGCCTCGGCATGAGCGTCGTCTACGGCATCGTCACACGGCACGAGGGCAAGATCGACGTCGCCACCGCACTCGGGAAGGGCACCACCTTCACCTTGGAGTTCCCCGTGTCCCACGAGAGACCGATCCACGTCGCAGGGGGCGACGGCGCGTCGCTCCCGCAGCTCATCCGCCCCGGCAAGATCCTCGTCGTCGACGACGAGCCCGAGGTCGCCGCCGTCGTCCGCGACGTCCTCGAGTCGGCCGGCCACGCCGTCGACACGGCGATCTCCGGGGTCGACGCCCTCCAGATGCTCGACGTCTCGCCGTACGACCTCGTCTTCACCGATCTCGGCATGCCCGACATGTCGGGCTGGGAGGTCGCGGAGAAGATCAACGAGGTCAAGCCCGGGACGCCGGTGGCGCTCGTCACCGGCTGGGGCACGGCGCTCGACGAGGGCGACGCCCGGAAGAAGGGCGTGACCGCCGTCGTTCACAAGCCGTTCGAGATCGACGAGCTCCTGCGCATCGCGCACAGCCTCTTGGCGCAGCGCCTCGCAGTCCCCAACAGCAACTGA
- a CDS encoding ABC transporter substrate-binding protein, with protein sequence MRCLAAAFLTTALAVTASCDSSDAQSPTMPSGTVQAPVRGGTFRMVLEAPVALDPATVDSVYDALPVHQIFDGIVALDPGLNVVPALADTWTISRDSRLYTFHLRTGVRFHDGSPLTSDDVVFSIKRLLDPKLGKKKSIGASYLQVVDGAPAYASGKAPELVGLQALDPQTLQISLSHPYLSFLEVLAMDDLRIVPRGVVTRMGEAAFRRSPVGTGPFKFGSWTKMSLTLVANTDYWGGAPYLDGVVINFPDVKLRDNGNAKFLAGETEIVEPSSDNVASLLQDPTVEMHRYQDLSLSFMGLNTGARGLQDERVRRAIAMAVDRKALADLAPSNRREAQGILPPGLPGYSATPKAMAFDPEGARKLLAEAGYPGGRGLPPIEFYTAQAAATANTKTNELLKSNLADVGVKLVIHETTWSELITHIEDNAAPSFQLGWVADLPDPDAFLRTLFEPGGSANYFSFLDRPTAAALERGASEINPMERTKIYRELERSILEKAPLVPLFHSVGMIASRKTVHGFKPGPLGVGSLDLEHVWLTPAGSKG encoded by the coding sequence ATGCGCTGCCTTGCCGCCGCGTTCCTGACCACGGCACTCGCGGTCACCGCCTCGTGCGATAGCTCCGACGCCCAGTCGCCGACGATGCCTTCCGGAACGGTGCAAGCGCCGGTCCGCGGCGGAACGTTCCGCATGGTGCTCGAAGCCCCGGTCGCGCTCGACCCGGCGACCGTCGACTCGGTCTACGACGCGCTTCCCGTCCATCAGATCTTCGACGGGATCGTCGCCCTCGATCCCGGCCTGAACGTCGTGCCGGCGCTCGCCGATACGTGGACGATCTCGCGCGACTCCCGCCTCTACACGTTCCATCTGAGGACCGGCGTGCGCTTCCACGACGGGAGCCCGCTGACGTCGGACGACGTCGTCTTCAGCATCAAGCGCCTGCTCGATCCGAAACTCGGGAAGAAGAAGAGCATCGGCGCGAGCTACCTCCAGGTCGTCGACGGCGCCCCCGCGTACGCCTCGGGGAAGGCGCCCGAGCTCGTCGGCCTGCAGGCGCTCGACCCGCAGACGCTCCAGATCAGCCTCTCGCATCCTTACCTGTCGTTCCTCGAGGTCCTGGCGATGGACGACCTGCGCATCGTTCCGCGCGGCGTGGTGACGCGGATGGGCGAGGCGGCGTTCCGGCGCTCGCCGGTCGGCACCGGGCCGTTCAAGTTCGGGAGCTGGACGAAGATGTCTTTGACCCTCGTCGCGAACACCGACTACTGGGGCGGCGCGCCGTACCTGGACGGCGTCGTCATCAACTTCCCCGACGTCAAGCTCCGCGACAACGGCAACGCGAAGTTCCTGGCCGGCGAGACCGAGATCGTCGAGCCGTCGTCCGACAACGTCGCGTCCCTGCTCCAGGACCCGACGGTCGAGATGCACCGCTACCAGGACCTGAGCCTGAGCTTCATGGGCTTGAACACCGGAGCCCGCGGGCTCCAGGACGAGCGCGTCCGCCGCGCGATCGCGATGGCGGTCGACCGCAAGGCGCTCGCCGACCTGGCGCCGTCGAACCGCCGCGAGGCCCAGGGGATCCTGCCTCCCGGGCTTCCCGGCTACTCGGCGACGCCGAAGGCGATGGCGTTCGATCCCGAGGGCGCGCGCAAGCTCCTCGCGGAGGCCGGCTATCCGGGCGGGCGAGGGCTGCCGCCGATCGAGTTCTACACCGCGCAGGCCGCGGCGACCGCGAACACCAAGACGAACGAGCTGCTCAAGAGCAACCTCGCCGACGTCGGCGTGAAGCTCGTCATCCACGAGACGACCTGGTCGGAGCTGATCACGCACATCGAGGACAACGCCGCGCCGTCGTTCCAGCTCGGCTGGGTCGCGGATCTCCCCGACCCCGATGCCTTCCTGCGCACGCTGTTCGAGCCGGGAGGCTCCGCGAACTACTTCTCGTTCCTCGACCGGCCGACGGCCGCGGCGCTCGAGCGCGGCGCCTCGGAGATCAACCCGATGGAGCGCACGAAGATCTACCGTGAGCTCGAGCGCTCGATCCTGGAGAAGGCGCCCCTCGTCCCGCTCTTCCACTCGGTCGGCATGATCGCGTCCCGGAAGACGGTGCACGGCTTCAAGCCGGGGCCGCTGGGGGTCGGCAGCCTCGACCTCGAGCACGTGTGGCTGACCCCCGCGGGGAGCAAGGGCTGA